The stretch of DNA GTCAGTCCCGATTAATCGGGATAGTTAGGTAATGTAAATATTAGTGTGTAGATTTGGTTGTTTGGGAAAGACAAAAGGTGTATCCTTCCTTGAATTGAAGAGAACCTTAAAAGGAGAGGAGACACCTGATGTCAGTAAAGCAACTTGACTTTTCGAGGCACAGTTTAGTGATAGACTTAAAGGAAGTCAAGAAGATGTTTACCGCTTTTAGCGGTATCCCGCTACAGGCGGTGATGAGGTTCATTTTAATCTTGGATGCAGGTATTTAGTGAAGCAGACCTTTGAGGAGATCATGGCATTAGACTTGTATGAGCATGTAAGTGCTCGTCGCTATGAGCGGACGCCAGTGCGAGAGGGTTATCGGAATGGGTATAGGGCTCGTACTCTTTTGACTTCGGTTGGTCCGATTGATTTGGAGGTGCCCCGGGATAGGGTTGGGGGGTATCAGCCGGAATGTTTTGAGCGGTATAAGCGGGTTCAGCCAGTAGTGGACGAGGGGATTAAGGCTATGTTTTTGAGAGGGGTCTCCACGCGCAAGGTGAGGGATATATTAGACTGTTTATGTGGAGAGGGGGTATCGGCCAGTTATGTTTCACAGGTTACCAAAGCTTTGGATGGGGAGGTTAGAGCTTTTGAGAACAGGCCGATTGAGGATGATTTTGCCTTCTTGTTCTTAGACGGTTTAGATGTTAAGATTCGGATGGAGTTAAAGGTCAAAAGATATAGGCTACTGGTAGCTTATGGTATTCGTCGGGACGGGAGTCCCGCCTTGGCGGGATTAGCTTTCGTCTGGCCCACACCGAAGGGAAGGGAACCTGGCGTTAATTTTTAGAGAACTTAAAGGTGAGGGGTTTAGTGGGATATAATCTGGAGTTGATTATAATGGATGGTTGTCCTGGATTATGGTCAGCTATAGATGAGGTATATCCCTTAGTTCCCCACTCCGCCTAAGGCGGACTGGGTACATAAGCTTCGCAATATCGCCAGGTATTGTCCTAAAAAGATACCGGGAAAGCTGTACCAGTGAAGCTGCCCGGATTATGTATGCTCAGACCTCTGGCGTGGCAGCTAAACTTTTTCGCCAGTGGAGGGAACGCTGGGGTGAGCTGATACCAAAGGCAGTGGCATGTTTGGAAAAGGACTTTGATAGACTTATCCCCTTCTTTGCGTTTTCACCTGAGTTCCATAAAGTCATCCGGACCACCAACGTGATTGAGCGAAGCTTTAAGGAAGTAAGACGACGCCTGAAGGTAATGGGATACTTCCAGAACACTAAAAGCTGTAAAAGAATCGTTTTAAGCCAGTTTCTCTACTTTAACAAAAAATGGGAAAGGAGAACCGAAAGAATCGTTTCCATCACCCAATACTTTTCCACCAGTGATAAATTTAACCAGGTCACAGAATCAAAGACCGAACCAATGATGGCTTAAAAACCCTTGGGAAGGAACACATTTTGTCAAACAAAAGAATTTACACACAATTTCAAACATTGCCCTTGTGCTGAGGCGCTTGCAATCTGACGGTGTAGAGCTAAATTTTAGGTTGTTTTCCTGAACTTGCAATCTTATATTAGTGAAAATTTACGTAAAGAGGAGAAATATGAAACTAATCTATTACAAGAATGTCAAAGCCGAAAAAGTTGATGATCCACAATCAAAGGATGTTAAAATAAGATGGGCAATAAAAAAAGATGACGGCGCGCCCAATTTTGCCTTACGGGTATTTGAGCTTAAAGCCGGCGGATATACCCCTTATCATTCCCACAAATGGGAGCATGAGGTCTTCATCAAAAAAGGCAAGGGAACGCTCTTGTGGGAAGACAAGAAAATACCTTTCAAGGAAGGGGATGTGATCTTCATCCCTGGCGGTGAAAAACATCAATTCAAGAATAGCTCCAGAGGAATCTTGGAATTTCTCTGCATAATTCCGGTTTGAGCTTTATTGGAGTGTAAACCTTCAGGTTTACCTTGTAATATAGAATTGGTAGCCGCAGACTTTATGTCTGCGTTAGGTATCTCAACTGTTGATCGCAAGCTAAAGTCTTATATCGCGTAGGGGTGAAGCTTGTTGAGCTTTGCGAAATCCCGATCTGCGGGGTCTCCATCCTCCTTCCGAGGGCGTCCAATTGGACATCCCTACGCGGTTCTCTGAACAATTTTGGAATGTAAACCTTTGGGTTTACTAAATTAAGTGAGGTGAAGATGAAGACCAAGATCGTTTTTTTTCTTTTCCTTTTTTCCATTTTCAGTTTTCAATTTACCTTAAGTCAAAAGGAAAGGGAGGTTGACTTGAAAAACAAAGTAGTGCAGGTTCAGAAATATCTAAAGCAAAATGACATCCGTGCCTGGTTTTTATATGATTTCAGGGGGATAAATCCAATTGCAGTTGATTTTCTCGGATTGAAAGGATTGAAGACCAGAAGATGGTATTACCTGATCAAAGCAGAGGGAGAGCCGGTGGCTTTAGTCCACAAAATCGAGGAGCAGGGTTTCAAAGATGTCCCGGGTAAAATCATACCCTATGTAAGCTGGGAGGAGCAAAGAGAAAAGTTAAAGGAGCTTCTGTCTGGACTCAAAACTGTGGCGATGGAATACTCCTTTCAGAATAATATCCCCTATATATCCAGAGTGGATGCCGGTACCATTGAGCTGATAAGAAGTCTGGGAGTGGAAGTGATCTCCTCAGCTGATCTGGTGCAGTATTTCGAAGCCCGCTGGGATAAAAAGCAGTATCTTTCTCATAAGGAGGCAGTTAGAATCCTGCTGCAGATAAAAGACGAGGCTTTCAAATTTATTGCTCAAAGAGTAAGAGAGAAAAAGACAACAGATGAATACGAGGTAGCTCAATTCATTCAGAAAAGGATGAATGAATCCGGAATGGAAACAGATGAGACTTTAATTTGCGCGGTAAATGAGAACAGCGGTAATCCCCATTACACACCCAGCCAGACAGAGAAGAAAAAAATAGGTCCAGGCGATTTTGTGCTTTTGGATATCTGGGGAAAGATGAAAAAAGAGAAATCCATCTATGCGGATATAACCTGGACTGGATACGTGGGAGAAAAAGTCCCGGAAAAATATGACAAAATATTCAAGATTGTAAAAGGTGCAAGGGATGAGGCAGTGAATTATCTCAGAAGGAGATGGGCCAAAGGAGAAGAGGTTAGAGGCTGGGAAGTAGACAAAGCCTGCAGGGATTACATTCAGAAAACAGGTTACGGACCAAATTTCACGCACCGCACCGGGCACAGTTTAGGAACTGAAGACCACGGAAATGGCGTCAACATCGATAACTTAGAGACCAAGGACGAAAGGGAAATCATCCCCGGAATTGGTTTTTCAATTGAACCGGGGATTTATCTGAAAGAGTTCGGGGTGAGAATCGAGATCAATGTCTTCATAAAAGATAAAGAGATTGAAGTAACCACATTGTCCTTGCAGGAGGAGATAATCCCGATTCTGAAGCCTTAACATCCACATCTTAAGGGCAAGATGGGAATATCATGGATCGGAGCGCATCAGCTTGCTGATGCTTTTTAAGAAATGCAAGAGCAAGCTCTTGCACTCCATCCCCCTACAATCTTTCCAGGACGGATCTGGGGCGTGGATTATAAGCTACACAGGGTGTGAGAACCACGCCCCTACAGAAACTCCTAATGCAAACAGAGTTCAGCAGAATCGAAAGAAAATACGGAAAACCAAGATCCTTAAAGATGTCTTTCTCTCTGAGTCTCAGGGAATTTATAAACCTGGAAGAGAGCATGGAAGATGGAAGAAACTCGGATGTGACCCTACTCATCTTCAAGGATGGAAAAGTAATCGTCATCTCCAAGCCCTGGTATCCGCCAGGACTTTACAGGGCACCCAGCGGAGGAGTTAAGCCTGGAGAGAGCTTGGAGGAAGTGGCTTTAAGGGAGGCTTATGAGGAGACCGGTGCGAAGATAAAACTCCAGAGATATATTTTAAGAATTGAGGTTACCTTTTCACACAATCAAAAAGATGTAATCTGGACTTCGCATATATTCACCGCCAGATATCTTTCAGGAAAAATCGAGCCGGTTGACACCAGGGAGATAAAAGAGGCTAAACTTATGTGCCTGGAAGAGCTTTCTTCTTTGAAACCGCTTTTGCTGAAAACAGGATCGGGCGGTCTTGCATACCGGGCAGCATTGACTGAGAGAGCAATTGAGGAGATAAAGAAAACGTAGGGGCGATCTTCGTGATCGCCCACCGAAAGGTACAAGCCCCTCCCCTACGAAAATTGCTTTAGTTCTGATGACACTACGAATCAATAGCTCCGCCTTGAGGGCAAGGCGGGGCTACCAAATATAAAAGGGCAGGCACAAGGGCCTGCCCTTGCAAGTCACTAACGTAGAATAGCAAGTATCAAAAAACCTATAGGGGCACGGCGTGCCGTGCCCCTACTTTTTTTACCTGTCTGCTGTATGCTGTCTGCTACTTAAACCTCTTAGGCGACCACTTCTCCCATTCCAGAACAATCGGGGCAGCCACGAACCAGGAGGAATAAGTCCCTACTAAAATTCCGAGAATCAGTGCCAGAGCAAAATCATGCACCACCTCACCGGCAAAAATGAACACTGAAAGGACTGCCAGGAGGGTAGTTCCACCGGTCATAAGAGTCCGGTTTAGAATCTCATTGATGCTGGCATTTATGGTGCCTGCAAAATCTCCCTTTTTACGAAAGACCTTTAAATTCTCCCTTATCCGGTCATACACCACCACAGTATCGGTCAAGGAATAACCAGCCAGGGTTAGAAGAGCAGTTACGATCAGAAGAGTGATCTCCTTGTGCAAGATGAACATTATCCCCAGAACTGCCAGCACGTCATGAAAAGTGGCTATGGTAGCTGCTACCCCGAACCGGAAATCAAACCTTATCCAGATGTAGACCAGAATCCCCGCCAGGGCAATCAACACTGCTAATCGAGCCTGCTGTTGCAAGATCTTCCCCACTGCTGGTCCCACCTCATCCACAGAATCTTTTCGAAAATTGTTATCTGGAAACTCTTTTTTCAAGACGTCCAGGACTTCGTTTGATACCTTGCTTCCGGTCTCTGCCGTGCTTTTCAGGCGGATCATGAAGAAATAAGGGACCTCCCTGGCTTTAAGCTCAGTTATCTCCGCATTCCCATAACCGTTCCGTCCCAGCGCATTCCTTATCTGCCCTATGCTCATCGGTTTCTCGAAACTTCCCTGGATCATGGTCCCGCCTGCGAAATCGATCCCCAGATTTGCCTTGCCCATAAATATGAACACGAAGGCGATTATCCCCAGGGTGGCCAGGATTCCTGAGAAGAGAAAAGCATAATACCTCATCCCCACGAAGTTGATATTGGTTTTTTTGAGTATCTCCATCATAGTTTTTTTCCTTTTGCGTAAAATTAAATGCTTAAAGTCTGATAATTTTTTCTGAGGTTGAAGACCAGCCTGGTGACCACTACTGCTGTGAACAAGCTGATTATAACTCCTAAACTCAAAGTAACTGCGAACCCTTTGATCGGACCGGTTCCGAATTGGAAAAGGACTGCTGCTGTTATCAGCGTTGTTACATGGGAGTCGATAATGGTAAGGAGCGCTTTTTTATAACCCGCATCGATCGACGCCCTTATGGTCTTGCCGGTTCTCAATTCTTCCCTGATCCTCTCGAAAATAAGCACATTGGAATCGACTGACATCCCCATGGTCAGGATGATTCCTGCAATACCTGGCAGGGTCAGGGTAGCATGTAGACCTGCCAGAGCTGCTAAAAGGTAGACCAAGTTCAAAATCATGGCAAAATCAGCTATTATACCTGATAATCTGTAATATATACCCATAAGCAATAAGACCGCACCGATCCCGATAATAGCTGCCTTAACGCCTTTATTGATGGAATCTTGCCCTAAAGATGGACCCACTACCCGGTTCTCGATAATCTTAACCGGAGCCGGAAGAGCACCGGCTCTTAAGACC from Candidatus Zixiibacteriota bacterium encodes:
- a CDS encoding transposase, with the translated sequence MALDLYEHVSARRYERTPVREGYRNGYRARTLLTSVGPIDLEVPRDRVGGYQPECFERYKRVQPVVDEGIKAMFLRGVSTRKVRDILDCLCGEGVSASYVSQVTKALDGEVRAFENRPIEDDFAFLFLDGLDVKIRMELKVKRYRLLVAYGIRRDGSPALAGLAFVWPTPKGREPGVNF
- a CDS encoding transposase, whose translation is MYAQTSGVAAKLFRQWRERWGELIPKAVACLEKDFDRLIPFFAFSPEFHKVIRTTNVIERSFKEVRRRLKVMGYFQNTKSCKRIVLSQFLYFNKKWERRTERIVSITQYFSTSDKFNQVTESKTEPMMA
- a CDS encoding cupin domain-containing protein, whose product is MKLIYYKNVKAEKVDDPQSKDVKIRWAIKKDDGAPNFALRVFELKAGGYTPYHSHKWEHEVFIKKGKGTLLWEDKKIPFKEGDVIFIPGGEKHQFKNSSRGILEFLCIIPV
- a CDS encoding M24 family metallopeptidase, which translates into the protein MKTKIVFFLFLFSIFSFQFTLSQKEREVDLKNKVVQVQKYLKQNDIRAWFLYDFRGINPIAVDFLGLKGLKTRRWYYLIKAEGEPVALVHKIEEQGFKDVPGKIIPYVSWEEQREKLKELLSGLKTVAMEYSFQNNIPYISRVDAGTIELIRSLGVEVISSADLVQYFEARWDKKQYLSHKEAVRILLQIKDEAFKFIAQRVREKKTTDEYEVAQFIQKRMNESGMETDETLICAVNENSGNPHYTPSQTEKKKIGPGDFVLLDIWGKMKKEKSIYADITWTGYVGEKVPEKYDKIFKIVKGARDEAVNYLRRRWAKGEEVRGWEVDKACRDYIQKTGYGPNFTHRTGHSLGTEDHGNGVNIDNLETKDEREIIPGIGFSIEPGIYLKEFGVRIEINVFIKDKEIEVTTLSLQEEIIPILKP
- a CDS encoding NUDIX hydrolase, coding for MSFSLSLREFINLEESMEDGRNSDVTLLIFKDGKVIVISKPWYPPGLYRAPSGGVKPGESLEEVALREAYEETGAKIKLQRYILRIEVTFSHNQKDVIWTSHIFTARYLSGKIEPVDTREIKEAKLMCLEELSSLKPLLLKTGSGGLAYRAALTERAIEEIKKT
- the secF gene encoding protein translocase subunit SecF encodes the protein MMEILKKTNINFVGMRYYAFLFSGILATLGIIAFVFIFMGKANLGIDFAGGTMIQGSFEKPMSIGQIRNALGRNGYGNAEITELKAREVPYFFMIRLKSTAETGSKVSNEVLDVLKKEFPDNNFRKDSVDEVGPAVGKILQQQARLAVLIALAGILVYIWIRFDFRFGVAATIATFHDVLAVLGIMFILHKEITLLIVTALLTLAGYSLTDTVVVYDRIRENLKVFRKKGDFAGTINASINEILNRTLMTGGTTLLAVLSVFIFAGEVVHDFALALILGILVGTYSSWFVAAPIVLEWEKWSPKRFK